In Paenibacillus sp. G2S3, a single window of DNA contains:
- a CDS encoding 6-phospho-beta-glucosidase, which yields MKETLKLVVIGAGSSYTPELIEGIIMHHKELPVREVWLVDIEAGREKLHTIAELSKRMIAESGLPITVTQTLERREAIAGADFICTQIRVGMLEARKWDELIPLQYDVIGQETTGPGGMMKGLRTIPVILDICKDIEELAPDAWLLNFTNPAGMVTEAVHKYSSVKSVGLCNSPIGFQKWLSEFFGLPMEKIYAEFVGINHLHWVSDIVIDGKSKLQELIDYPQNYKASNVPFDSWDHRFLNALKAIPSYYLSYYYMTDAMLAEQKEAAATTGSRAEVVKKVEEELFELYRNVELKEKPKQLEQRGGAYYSEAAVLLMRSIYNDSRDIQTLNVRNNGMIDFLPDDASIEVNCVVTKQGPLPIPLRKIPQPVKGLLAAVKQYESLTIEAAVHGDRGMALQAMVHHPLVPSVTVAEQLLDEMLEKNKAFLPLFH from the coding sequence TGTCATCGGAGCGGGTTCATCGTATACGCCTGAGCTTATTGAAGGCATCATCATGCATCATAAAGAGCTTCCCGTCCGCGAAGTATGGCTGGTGGATATTGAGGCGGGAAGGGAGAAGCTGCATACGATTGCGGAATTAAGCAAGCGTATGATTGCTGAGTCCGGACTGCCGATTACCGTGACCCAGACGCTTGAGCGCAGGGAGGCCATCGCCGGAGCAGACTTTATCTGCACTCAAATCCGGGTAGGTATGCTGGAAGCGCGAAAATGGGATGAATTAATTCCGCTTCAATACGATGTCATCGGTCAGGAGACGACGGGTCCCGGAGGGATGATGAAAGGCCTGCGGACCATTCCGGTTATTCTGGATATTTGCAAGGACATCGAGGAGTTAGCTCCGGATGCCTGGTTGCTGAATTTTACGAATCCGGCCGGTATGGTAACTGAAGCTGTTCACAAATATTCATCGGTAAAAAGCGTAGGCCTGTGCAACTCGCCGATCGGTTTTCAAAAGTGGCTCTCTGAGTTCTTCGGACTTCCTATGGAGAAGATCTACGCGGAGTTTGTCGGCATCAACCATCTGCACTGGGTATCCGATATCGTAATTGACGGTAAAAGCAAGCTACAGGAGCTCATTGATTACCCCCAGAACTACAAGGCGAGTAATGTGCCGTTTGATTCCTGGGACCACCGGTTTCTGAATGCTTTGAAAGCCATCCCTTCTTATTACCTGAGCTATTACTACATGACGGACGCGATGCTTGCGGAACAGAAGGAAGCAGCAGCAACGACCGGATCGCGCGCTGAGGTAGTGAAGAAGGTGGAGGAAGAGCTGTTTGAGCTGTATCGGAACGTTGAGCTAAAGGAGAAACCAAAGCAGCTGGAGCAGCGTGGTGGAGCCTATTACTCCGAGGCGGCAGTGCTGCTGATGCGCTCCATTTATAATGATTCCCGCGATATCCAGACGTTGAATGTAAGGAATAACGGAATGATTGACTTCTTGCCGGATGATGCCTCCATTGAGGTGAACTGTGTGGTCACCAAACAAGGTCCGCTGCCGATTCCGCTGCGCAAAATTCCTCAGCCGGTCAAAGGCCTGCTGGCCGCGGTCAAGCAATACGAGAGCCTCACCATCGAGGCGGCTGTGCACGGAGACCGGGGTATGGCCCTGCAGGCTATGGTTCATCATCCGCTCGTGCCTTCGGTCACCGTAGCTGAACAGCTGCTGGATGAAATGCTGGAGAAGAACAAAGCGTTTTTGCCGTTGTTTCACTAG